The Haloterrigena turkmenica DSM 5511 genome includes the window CTCTTCGAACCGCTGTTCGATGCGGTCGTCGAGACCCGCGTCCGCGACGGCGTCGCCGAACAGCGGTGGGAACTCAGGGATCGAGAGGCGCCGACCGACTGGCTCTCCGTCTGACCAGATTCGCATCGGACCGGTAGATTAGCGGCGACGGCGGAGCCTCCTCGATCGTTCTCTCGCGTCCACAGTCACGAAAACAAGAGAGTTATCGACGCTGTCGATACGACTGTAACCTAATGACCGTAGAGTGATAATAACGATCAGACTAGAAACGGATAATGGCCCAGAAATCGCGTGTAGCTCCCGTCTTCGGCCCGTATCGCTCCAGGAATATTGGTGTTACGGCACAAGGACTATATACGGAACGACCTATCGGATTAGAGAGTACAATATATGGAAGTCAATGCTGAGCTTCTCGGTGGAGCCGCCATCACCGTCTTCCTCGCGCTCCTCTTCTTCGGCGTCGTCGTGCTGTGGGACGTCGCGCTGGCGTTACGGAGTGTCGGGGACAAGATCGACAAGCTAGAGGACAATATCGACGACGATCTGACGGATATCGGCCACTCATTGGACAACATCTCGAACGGTCGAGGCGGCGGTGGCGGGACCCAGCTGCACCTCAGCGGCGGGACCATCAGCTCCGGCCCGAACCCCCGACAGGCCCAGGGACAGCCGGCACAGGCGACACAGAGCCCGGGATCGCAAGCAGCCGGCGGGCCACAGCCCGCAGAACCGCGGCAGGCGGCCCAGCACTCCCCCAATGGGAACGGTGGCGCCGCCGCTGACGCGACGACGGCGACGGCTCCCGGTGCCGAAACGGGTCCGACGAGAGCCGATACCGCGGCGGGAGCGGCGCGCGATACCGGCGGCGTCGAAGTCGGATCGGCCGACGCTCGTGCTGCCGATCGAGCCGCCGACAGCGGAACCGAAACGACGGCCAACGGCACTGATGTTGCCGCGGTCGACGAACCGTCGGCGGAACCGGCCGGGACAGCAGCTGAGTCCGACGCTGACGACGGCGAGCGCGACGTCGATGTAAACGACGTGGCCGACGAACTGGACGACGATTCCGGCCACGAGACGGCGACGGACAGCGACGTCGCGACCGACGAAGCGGGGAGCGATCAGGTGGCCCACAACCAGGGCCGGTTCGTCACGCACTCCGACGGGACGGCGTGGTACGCGGTCCGGCTCGATCGCGACGCGATCGCCGACCCGGGACCGACGATCGCCGGCGAGCTAACCGACGGCTCGGAGACGGACGACGACGCGGTCATCGCCGCCGGCCCGGTCGACTCGAGCGCGACGAGCGAGACGGTCGTGGCAACCGCGGACACCGACGAGTCCGAGACCGACGAGACCGATTCGGTCGTGGCGGCGCCGCCGGCCGAGCCGTCCGAAGACGACTCCCTCGAGCGGGAATCGACAGCGTCGACGACCGACGACCCGCCGAACGACGATCGCGAAGCGGCCTCGATCGACGCCGACGCGGAAATCGATGAGACGGACGACGGTGAACCCGCTGTCGACTCGGACGGGGACGATTCCGTCGCTGACGGTGACGATCCCGCGACCGACGAGGGGGAGTCCGAACCGGGCGACAACGAGATAGCCTCGAACGCTTTCGCGTTCGAGGAGACCGATTCGGTTGCCGAGTCGCCGTCGGACGCGGCGGTCGAGGCGGAGGCCGACGAGGAAGACGAGAGCGAGACAGACGAAGCTGCTCCGGACGATCGGCCGACGGCGGAGATGGGCCTCGAGCTCGACGACGCTGAGACGGACGAAACGGATGCTGGAGTGGCCGAGACGGACGCCGACGGCGAGAGTGGGAAGTCAGATGAATCCGGTCTGGAAACCGTCGACGACGTTTCGGGCGACGAGGCCGACAAGTCCGACGACGAACCGACGGTCGACGCGGCCGATCCGCTCGCCGGCGACGTGGCCGCCTTCGAGTTCGACGACGAGGACCTCGAGGACGTGACCGTCGAGGAGGCCGTCGACACGATCAACGAGGAGGCGCCGGCGCCAGAGCTCTCGAGCCACCGGTTCGACGTCTCGGCGGAAGTCTACGGGGCCGACGAGGACGCCGACGGAACTGCTCCCGACGGCGTGGAGCGCGACGACGGCGGCGAAAACACCGTTCTGACTTACGAGTTCGAGACGGACACCGTCGAGATCAGCGGCTCGACGAAGCGGCTGCTCCAGTACCAGCTGCGGAGCTTCGCCGACCGCGACGCGACACCCGAGGCCGACGTGACGATCGGTCGAAATCGGATCGTCATCGAACTCCCCGACTCGGACGGCGACGCCGTCCAGCGCTGGAGCGAGGCGGCCGTCGATATCATCGATCGGACGCTCTACCTCTCGGACAACAGCTCCGACGACAGCTGAGATACGACTCCGACGATATCTTCTTCTCACTTCGACTCTGACGACGTTCGATTCTCGGTCTGGCGCGTCGTTCGATCCCGCTGCCGTGCGGTCGTTCGATCGATCCGTCGCCGTCGATCCAATCGCTTTTAGTTCGCTCGCCCCCCTCGAAGTGGTGTGCGAATCGAGAACAGTTTCATTCCCGTCCGCGGTGTCGGGGAGACCACCGAACGCAAACTCTGGCAACACGGAATCACCCACTGGGACGAGTTCGACGGCAGCGTCGTCGGCGACACGTTGGCCGACCGCATCCACTCGTTCATCGAGGAGGGACGGACCCACCTCGAGCGCGGCGACGTCGCCCCGTTCGCGGAGCAGCTGCCGGCCGCGAGCCGCTGGCGGTGCTACGAGAACGTCCGCGAGGAGACCTGCTTTCTGGACATCGAGACGACCGGACTCGACGCCTCCTGCGAGGACGTCACGACCGTCAGCGTCCACCGCGGCGGCGAGACCGAGACCTTCGTCAAGGATCGAGATCTGACCGCCTGTCGGCTCGAGACCGAACTCGAGGAGTCGTCGCTGCTGGTCACCTTCAACGGCCAGCGGTTCGACGTCCCCTTCCTCGAGACGTGCTACGACATCGACGTGACGACGCCCCACGTCGATCTCATGTACCCCTGCAAGCAACTCGGACTCGACGGCGGGCTGAAGGCGATCGAGCGCGATCTGGGCATCGATCGAGACATGCCCGACCTCAGCGGTCGGGACGCCGTCCGGCTCTGGCACGAGTACGAGCGTGGCGACGACGGCGCTCTCGAGACGCTCGTGGAGTACAACCGGGCCGACACCCGGAATATGGAACCGCTGATGGAGATCGTCGCGGATCGGCTCCACGAGACCGTGTTCGAGGCGGCCTGTGCCGACGAGTAGCGCCGTCGTCACGCTGTCCGAAGCCGGACCCGCCTCTCGTGTCCGATACTCGTCGATACGCAGTCGAACGGTCGACTACGCGGGGTGGGGCGGGAACGAGGCGACCAGCACCCGATGCTCGCCGCTGACGGGATCGCTATCCGCCTCGGTCGAACGACCGATTATCGACCGCCCTTTTCCTCGAGAACGTCGACGTCACCGTCGCTGGTGACGACGACGTGATAGCCACAAAAGACGAATTCTACCCGCCCGGAGCCTCGGCTCGTGCCGTCCTCTCGGGGCGCAAAGAGGGAATCGAGCGCCTCCGGATTGATGACGTCGTACAGCGCGTCGTACTCCGGCGGCTCGATGTCCATCGGATCGATCCCTTCCTGCTCGGCGACGGCACTGATAACTTCAAAACTGAGTGAGTGTACGGCGGTCGCATCCGATGAATCGGCTGAGAGTAGCATTGCCCGGACCGTTACAGTCGTCGAATATAAATCCACCGGCCCTAATGGAGGGTTGTCGTACATAAACAAGCAGTAGTGAGCGGAAATATACATCAGCGAATATTTTTAGTGTGAGTTCCAGTTTAATGTTATCATAGAGCTATGATCTGGAACGATTCAGGGAGTAATTTTCACGACACAGGCGTCCCTTGCGAACGGTCGGAATTCGTTTTCAGGCAAGAATTGTGAGGGTGAGCGGATCGAATTCGAGTGGGCGAACCGCGGCTACTGCGTCCCGTCCTATCGAGTTCCAAGTCACGACCCGACGGAAGCAACGGGGAATATGTTCGGGAGAGGGTACTGGACCGATGCGGCCGTTTTCGCTACCGTGATGAATCCCTTCACTCGGTCCACGACGCCCGGCGGCGACGGATTCGAACCGTGGGACGCCTTCGATCCGGACCACGCACCGGCTCCCGGCCCGTTCCTCGAGGGTCACGACGTGCTCGCGGGCGACGACCACCTCGCCTTTCACCGGCTCACCCGCGAGCTGTTCGAGGAGCGGGGCGTCTACGACGCGACGTTCGGCTACAACCTCGCGCGGCTCAACCTCGACCGGCGCCACCCCGAGGCCGGCTTCCGGTACGCGGTCGACGCCGACGATCCGTCGATCCTGCGCGCGGAGTTCACGCCGACGACCGAGTTCTGCCCGCAAGCCGAGGCGCTCGTCACGGGCGCGTTCCGGGCGTGGAACGGGCTCGCAGACCGCCACGAATACGAACTCGTGCGCGTGCGCGCCCACCCGTCGCACCATCAGTCCGACGCGCTCGACGCCGAACTCGAGCGACTCGAGACCGAGTTCCGCGAGACGGGAACCGTTCCGGGCGCGGAGGCAGACGCCGATGCGGCTACGGACGACGGGACGACCCCGCAGTCGCCGTTCTAATTGCGCTTCGGCTCGCGACCGACCGTTTCGAGTCGTGCACTCTCCTCTTTTGGGCGAATAAACTCGATTCCGTGGACCTCGCGACGGGTTCTACCACTGATCCTCGATGTGGACAACCGAGCCCGCACCGGACTTGCGAAGGACGGGAAGACGTTGATGCGATTACTTCTGGACGGGACAGTTAACCGGTCGCGGGGTCGGTGACTCCGAGGCGCGAGCGCGGCGGATCGAACGGGCCGCGAGCGGCGGTCGGGACAGCACCCGAGCCGTTCGGTTCCCGTCGTCGTCGGTGATCGCCGACGACGGCGTAGACGACGTCACCGTCTGTTAGGCCGCTCGAGGACGATACCGACGGCCCGACCGGTTACACGCGCAGTCGCGGTACGGGTCCCCGATCTGCGCGCACCGAGCCGACCCGGAGTTTCAACGATGTCAGACGACGACTCTACGCCCATCGAACGAGACGAGGAGCAACC containing:
- a CDS encoding ribonuclease H-like domain-containing protein; translated protein: MRIENSFIPVRGVGETTERKLWQHGITHWDEFDGSVVGDTLADRIHSFIEEGRTHLERGDVAPFAEQLPAASRWRCYENVREETCFLDIETTGLDASCEDVTTVSVHRGGETETFVKDRDLTACRLETELEESSLLVTFNGQRFDVPFLETCYDIDVTTPHVDLMYPCKQLGLDGGLKAIERDLGIDRDMPDLSGRDAVRLWHEYERGDDGALETLVEYNRADTRNMEPLMEIVADRLHETVFEAACADE
- a CDS encoding HalOD1 output domain-containing protein; translated protein: MLLSADSSDATAVHSLSFEVISAVAEQEGIDPMDIEPPEYDALYDVINPEALDSLFAPREDGTSRGSGRVEFVFCGYHVVVTSDGDVDVLEEKGGR